Sequence from the Fibrobacter sp. UWP2 genome:
CGATGCCGGGTACCCGGTGGCGACGTGTAGGTTCTTTGAGACAGCCACTGGGCATGTGACGCTCGGGCGGGTGGTCGTTCTGCCGGAATACCGTGGGCGCAAACTGGGCGCGATGGCGGTTTGCGAGGCGGAAAAGTGGATTGCGGAGTGTGGCTATACGGAAATTGATATTGAAAGCCGCCTCGAGGCGGTAGAATTTTACGAAAAACTCGGTTATGCGCGCGTTGACGACAGTGTAGTCCGGAGCGGCGTGTTTGGCTGCATCCGCATGCGGAAATCCCTTTCGGCGAAGTAGTTTTTTTCTAAATTTATCCTTGCAAAAATTCAAAAAAGGATAAAACATGCGCGATCAGTTCGAAAGCCCGCTTATCAAGCGTTACGCCAGCAAGGAAATGAGTTTCATCTTCAGCCCGCAGTACAAGTTCCAGACTTGGCGCAAGCTGTGGATTTACCTCGCCGAATCCGAAATGGAACTCGGCCTCCCGATTACGCAGGAGCAGGTGGACGAACTGAAGGCCCACGAGAAGGATATCAACTTCGAAGTCGCCGAAGAAGAAGAAAAGCGCCGCCGTCACGATGTGATGAGCCACGTTTACGCTTACGGCGTCCAGTGCCCGAAGGCGAAGGGCATCATCCACCTGGGTGCAACGTCTGCATTCGTGGGCGACAACACCGACCTTATCCAGATGCAGCAGGCCATGATTCTCGTCCGCAAGCGCCTTTGCCGCGTGATGGACAAGCTTTCCAAGTTTGCTATGGAATACAAGGACATGGCCCAGCTCGGTGCCACGCACTTCCAGGCCGCTCAGCTCACGACTGTCGGTAAGCGCGCTTGCCTCTGGCTCCAGGACATGCTCATCGACCTTGAAGAATTGAACTTCCTCATCGAAGTGCTTCCGTTCCGCGGCGTGAAGGGCACGACCGGTACGCAGGCCAGCTTCATGGACCTGTTCAACGGCGACGAAGAAAAGATTATGGAACTGGACCGCAGGGTCACGGCAAAAGCCGGATTTAAGCGTGTGCTCACCATCACCGGTCAGACCTACACTCGTAAGTGGGACAACCGCGTGAACCAGGTGCTCAGCTCCATCGCTCAGTCTCTGCACAAGTTTGCTACCGACATGCGCCTCATGCAGGGCGTGAAGGAAGTGGAAGAACCGTTCGAAAAGACCCAGATCGGTTCCTCTGCCATGGCTTACAAGCGCAACCCGATGCGCAGCGAACGCATCTGCTCCCTGGCCCGTTTCGTGATGGCCCAGGTCAACAGCACCGCCTTCACGCAGGCGACGCAGTGGTTCGAACGCACCCTCGACGATAGCGCCAACAAGCGCCTTGCCATTCCGGAAGCGTTCCTCGCCATGGATGCCATGCTCATCATCGCCGAAAACGTTACCAACGGCCTTGTCGTTTATCCGAAGGTTATCGAAAAGCGCATCATGGCCGAACTCCCGTTTATGGCTACCGAAAACATCATCATGGAAGGCGTGAAGAATGGCGGCGACCGTCAGGAACTCCACGAAGAAATCCGCGTGATGTCCATGGAAGCTGGCAAGGTCGTGAAGGAACAGGGCAAGGACAACGACTTGCTCGAACGCGTGCTGAAGAACGAAAAGTTCCAGAAGCTCGGCATCACCGAAGAAAAACTCAAGGAAATCCTCGACCTCCGCAAGTTCGTGGGCCGCGCTCCGGGACAGGTCGTGAAGTTTGTGACCGAAGAGGTCCGCCCGGCAATTGAGGCGATTCCGGATTGGGCGACGATCGATGCCGGCGAACTAAAGGTCTAATTTGCCGTTCGATTTTTTTTGTCACCCCGGACTCCCTTCCGGGGCGGCATCGAATAAATGAAAAGGGCAGCCCAGAGGGCTGCCCTTTTTGTTGGGGAAAATCGCTACGGCTTGAACGGGGGGATATAATCATCGTCTTCCGTTTTGACATTTATGTAAGTCATATGCACTCCTTGAGTTTATTGCAGAATATACGTACTTTTACAGGGCGAAAAGTGAGCGGAAAATCACACTGTGACGGGCCGCACAGAATGCGGTGGACTATATTCTATTTTGGAGCAAGGTGAAGTTGGTCTCGCAAAAGAAAATTTTTTTGCTATATTTAGCCCACCTTCGGGGTGTAGCTCAGCCTGGTAGAGCGTCTGCCGTGAGCAAAAAACGCCTCGTATTGCGGTATAATCGCATAAACCGGCGCCTCGACAATAGAAACAAGTAAACTTGTTTCTGCTGTGCTCGGCTTAGGTTTATTTAACGAGGCGTGATTGCGGTCTTTTTAGGGATCAGAATGTCGTTAGTTCGACAAAAACACCGGTGAGCAACGCGAACGTAAAGGTGTTTTTGCGCTTGCGCTGCGCGCAAGCCCGCAGGGCGGAGCGAAACGTAGTGAACGCTCCGCAATCTGGCTACCCCTGGTCCGTGAGGACCATACAAAAACGAATTATATCCGCAAATAACAAAATATTTTCTATATTTGGGGCACTCGGGGTGTAGCTCAGCCTGGTAGAGCGTCTGCTTTGGGAGCAGAATGTCGTCAGTTCGACAAAAATACCGGTGAGCAACGCGAACGTAAAGGTGTTTTTGCGCTTGCGCTGCGCGCAAGCCCGCAGGGCGGAGCGAAACGTAGTGAACGCTCCGCAATCTGGTTACCCCTGGTCCGTGAGGACCATACAAAAACGAATTATATCCGCAAATAACAAAATATTTTCTATATTTGGGGCACTCGGGGTGTAGCTCAGCCTGGTAGAGCGTCTGCTTTGGGAGCAGAATGTCGTCAGTTCGAATCTGGCTACCCCGATACACAAAAGGTCCCCTTTATGGGGACCTTTTGTGTATCTTAGGTATCGCCAGATCGAACTGACCAGTTCGACAAAAACACCGTTGAGCGAAGCGAAAGTAAAGGTGTTTTTGCGCTTATGCGCAAGCATAAGCCCGTAGGGCGGCGCGAAACTTCTTGTTTTAAAACTTCCTTGTTGCAATCCATTCGCGGACGCACTGTTCCGCTTCGTTGGCGAGAAATTCCTTCTTGTTCGACTTCTTCATCTTGAGCCCCTCGGTATGGGGGAGCAACCCGAAGTTGAAGTTCATGGGTTGAAAGTCCTCGTTTTCCTCGACGAGTCGGTTCATGAGGGCTCCAATACAGCTCCCGTCAGGGAGCGGGTCGGCATGCCCGTGTAAAATCGTAGAAGCCATGTTCCAGGCGGCGTACCAGCCTGTGGCGACGGCTTCGGTGTAGCCTTCGCTGCCGGTAATTTGCCCCGCGAACCATGTGGGCGGGATTCCCTGGGCGCATGGAAGTTTGGGCCTTAAACGCAGGGTGGCGTCCAGGAACTTGGGCGATTCGATGAAGGTATTGCGGTGCATGCAGCCGAGGCGCGCGAACTTTGCGTTGCGCAAGGCCGGGACCATCGTGAAGATTTCCTTTTGCGTGCCCCACTTGAGGCGCGTCTGGAACCCGACCATGTTGTAGAGTGTCTTCTGCTTGTTCTCGGCGCGCAGCTGGATGACTGCATACCACAGGTGCCCATTGTTGCCAAGGCCCAGGCCAATGGGCCGCATGGGGCCGTGGCGGAGCGTCTCGTAGCCGCGGCGGGCGAGTTCCTCCACGGGGAGGCAGCCCTCGAACAGTTCGTGCTTCTCGTAGGGGCGAGGCTCCACGCCCTCGGCTTCGGTGAGCTTGCGGACAAACTCCGCGTAGGTTTCCTTGTCGAGGGGGCAGTTGATAAAGTCCGCGGTTTCGCCCTTTTCCCATCGGTTCATGTAAAAGGCGTGGTCAAAGTCGATGCTGTCGGTCTCGACTACGGGGGCGATGGCGTCAAAAAAGTGCAGGCGTTCGCTGCCCAGCCGCTTGAAGATGTCGTCGGTCAGGGCGTCGCTGGCGAGCGGCCCTGCGGCCACGAGCGTCGGGCAGTCACCTTCCAGCGAGGTCACTTCTTCGTGGTGGAGGGTAATGTTGGGGGCGTCGGCAATTTTTCTCTCCACCGATTCGCTGAACAGGTCGCGGTTCACGGTGAGGGAGTCGCCTGCGGGCACTGCCGCCTCGCGGGCGCTTTCGAGTAAAAAGCTCCCGAGCATCGTGAGCTCCTGTTTAAGGAGTCCGTGTGCGCTCGTTTTGCCCATGGCCTTGAAACTGTTGGAGCACACGAGCTGTGCCAAATGGCCGTCCCTGTGGGCGGGCGTCATTTTGTTTGGACGCATCTCATAAAGGTCAACCCGAAAACCGCGGCTTGCAAGCTGCAGGGCCGCTTCGCATCCGGCGAGTCCGCCGCCAATCACTCTGACGCGTTCGTTCATCGGGGCTAGTTCAGGACAATCTTCTTGTAGCTCTTGGCGTTGCCGATCCAGAGTTTCACGAGCAGTTCCTCGAGGGAGGCTGTCGAGACGCAGTCGGGGTCGGCATCCTGGATCTCGTCCGAGATCAGGTTCGCCTGAGTCAAATTGAGCATCCCGTAATACAGCGCTTCCATGAGCTGCGACGCGAACTTGGGCGAAATGTTCGTTACATAGTCCATGTCGTTGAGCGGGGGAAGCTGCGTATTGTCGGGGGAGAACTGGTCCAGGTTGTCCATGGTCCACATGTCGGCAGCCTTGCCCATGTCGGGGGTGGGGGCTATGCTCAAGAGCTTCTTGTGATAGTCCCTCCACTCGGCGTCCGAGGTTTTGCCCGATTTACGGACAGCCTTCAAGAACGAAAGCACCGCGTAATACAGTTCTTTCTCTTTCTGGTTGACTTCTTTTGTGGACGTAGGATTCATACCCTTAATATATACCAAAATTAGTGACGGAAGTGGCGCATGCCGGTAAATACCATGGCGATGTCAAATTCGTCACACTTTTCGATAGAAAGGTCGTCTTTTTTGGAGCCGCCCGGCTGCACAATGTAGCGCACGCCAGCATCGTGGGCCGCCTCGACGTTGTCGGGGAACGGGAAGAATGCATCGGAACCCATCACGACTTCGCTAAAGACCTTCTTTTCGAGGGCCTTGAGGCCGGCTTCGTTGATGCACTTGCCGTTTTCGTCAAAGAATGGCTTTGCTTCTTCCATGCGGGCGACGTTGTCGCGCACGCGCGGCTGGCAAAGGCGGAGGTTAGAGTCAATGCGGTTCGGCTGGCCGGGGCCAAGACCCATGATTTGGAAGTAACCGGGCTTGTATTCGTAGCACATCACGATGGCATTGCTCTTCGTGTGCTTGGTGACGAGCC
This genomic interval carries:
- the purB gene encoding adenylosuccinate lyase — its product is MRDQFESPLIKRYASKEMSFIFSPQYKFQTWRKLWIYLAESEMELGLPITQEQVDELKAHEKDINFEVAEEEEKRRRHDVMSHVYAYGVQCPKAKGIIHLGATSAFVGDNTDLIQMQQAMILVRKRLCRVMDKLSKFAMEYKDMAQLGATHFQAAQLTTVGKRACLWLQDMLIDLEELNFLIEVLPFRGVKGTTGTQASFMDLFNGDEEKIMELDRRVTAKAGFKRVLTITGQTYTRKWDNRVNQVLSSIAQSLHKFATDMRLMQGVKEVEEPFEKTQIGSSAMAYKRNPMRSERICSLARFVMAQVNSTAFTQATQWFERTLDDSANKRLAIPEAFLAMDAMLIIAENVTNGLVVYPKVIEKRIMAELPFMATENIIMEGVKNGGDRQELHEEIRVMSMEAGKVVKEQGKDNDLLERVLKNEKFQKLGITEEKLKEILDLRKFVGRAPGQVVKFVTEEVRPAIEAIPDWATIDAGELKV
- a CDS encoding GNAT family N-acetyltransferase translates to MQPNSNNIVVLRAEEEWQRVGAYSVRIQGMNRQHHISLREEFDEHDGDGTKYIVLLDAGYPVATCRFFETATGHVTLGRVVVLPEYRGRKLGAMAVCEAEKWIAECGYTEIDIESRLEAVEFYEKLGYARVDDSVVRSGVFGCIRMRKSLSAK
- the trmFO gene encoding methylenetetrahydrofolate--tRNA-(uracil(54)-C(5))-methyltransferase (FADH(2)-oxidizing) TrmFO encodes the protein MNERVRVIGGGLAGCEAALQLASRGFRVDLYEMRPNKMTPAHRDGHLAQLVCSNSFKAMGKTSAHGLLKQELTMLGSFLLESAREAAVPAGDSLTVNRDLFSESVERKIADAPNITLHHEEVTSLEGDCPTLVAAGPLASDALTDDIFKRLGSERLHFFDAIAPVVETDSIDFDHAFYMNRWEKGETADFINCPLDKETYAEFVRKLTEAEGVEPRPYEKHELFEGCLPVEELARRGYETLRHGPMRPIGLGLGNNGHLWYAVIQLRAENKQKTLYNMVGFQTRLKWGTQKEIFTMVPALRNAKFARLGCMHRNTFIESPKFLDATLRLRPKLPCAQGIPPTWFAGQITGSEGYTEAVATGWYAAWNMASTILHGHADPLPDGSCIGALMNRLVEENEDFQPMNFNFGLLPHTEGLKMKKSNKKEFLANEAEQCVREWIATRKF